The following proteins come from a genomic window of Pocillopora verrucosa isolate sample1 chromosome 6, ASM3666991v2, whole genome shotgun sequence:
- the LOC131770658 gene encoding carbohydrate sulfotransferase 11-like: protein MSLLCLTELMSFNFKIRICWTILIFFCIGSIWWSDIYKEFTSKFTLTTIREESKTSLRKEYSVDFTNARQLEDRIQARRKMVADYCKRHKASDSLFGTNLRYFLVFRKRKVIYCFVPKVASTQWQKELFVLKEEDEEMSRNANVTVAKNNLNYFSEQEARQMLKSYFTFLFVRDPMERILSAYKDKLLEDNKIFRRAIGRKIIARFRPNATQHALETGSVVTFPEFTNFLLQTKEYDEHWRPFDNLCHPCAINFDFIGHYEDLAEEAPYLVKKAGIDDRVSFPPVRASNTTADLLQYYSQIPNTKILQLAKIYENDYKMFNFPFPGKLAKLFDSEES from the exons ATGTCGCTTTTGTGTCTAACGGAATTAATGTCTTTTAATTTCAAGATTCGAATTTGTTGGACAATTCTGATATTCTTCTGCATTGGAAGCATTTGGTGGTCAGATATCTATAAAG AATTTACTTCAAAGTTTACGCTGACAACGATTAGGGAAGAATCCAAAACATCACTTCGAAAGGAATATTCCGTG GACTTTACAAACGCTCGACAACTTGAAGATCGAATACAGGCCCGAAGAAAGATGGTTGCGGATTACTGCAAGAGGCACAAAGCCAGTGACTCTCTATTTGGAACTAATCTCCGCTATTTTCTGGTCTTTCGGAAGAGAAAAGTTATCTATTGTTTTGTCCCGAAAGTTGCAAGTACGCAATGGCAGAAAGAACTCTTCGTTTTGAAAGAGGAAGATGAGGAAATGTCTCGTAATGCAAACGTTACCGTAGCTAAGAACAACTTGAATTACTTTTCTGAGCAAGAAGCACGGCAAATGCTGAAGAGTTATTTCACGTTCCTGTTTGTTCGCGACCCGATGGAACGCATACTTTCAGCTTACAAAGACAAGTTACTagaagacaacaaaattttcCGACGCGCAATTGGCAGAAAAATCATTGCACGATTTCGGCCAAATGCTACTCAACATGCCCTCGAAACAGGGAGTGTTGTTACGTTTCCAGAATTCACGAATTTTTTGCTGCAAACAAAAGAGTACGATGAACACTGGAGACCATTTGACAACCTTTGCCATCCTTGTGCAATTAACTTTGATTTTATTGGACATTACGAAGATCTCGCTGAGGAAGCTCCTTATTTGGTAAAAAAGGCGGGAATTGACGACCGCGTTTCGTTCCCTCCTGTTCGCGCGTCGAACACCACCGCTGACCTGTTGCAATATTATTCGCAAATTCCTAATACGAAAATCTTGCAGTTAGCAAAGATATACGAAAACGACTATAAAATGTTTAACTTTCCATTCCCAGGTAAACTGGCAAAGCTCTTTGATTCTGAAGAAAGCTAA